One region of Longimicrobium sp. genomic DNA includes:
- a CDS encoding dipeptide epimerase, translating to MKLDFQILDLRTKHAFNIARMKDPPARRTVWVRITDADGVEGWGEAPATPFYGETADTVSAVLPGLAGVLADAAAGDPFALERIEGALAMHIGRNPAARVAVSAALHDLVGKKLGVPLWKLWGLDPAAAPRSSFTIGIDELEVMRQKVREAATYPILKIKVGTPRDAEILRMIRDEAPEKTLYVDANTGWTAKEAIRLIPMLEEFGVSIVEQPVPKGDLEGLRHVRQNSRLPIVADESCEVSTDVAKLAGAVDVVNIKLAKCASLREALRIVHAARAHGMGVMLGCMIESTLGIAAAVQLTPLVDYVDLDGAALLANDPFVGPGIEPDGRLRFNDAPGLGVTATGHGTAE from the coding sequence ATGAAGCTCGACTTCCAGATCCTCGACCTGCGGACGAAGCACGCGTTCAACATCGCGCGGATGAAGGACCCGCCCGCGCGCCGCACGGTGTGGGTGCGCATCACGGACGCGGACGGGGTGGAGGGGTGGGGCGAGGCTCCGGCGACGCCCTTTTACGGCGAGACGGCGGATACCGTGTCCGCGGTGCTGCCGGGGCTGGCGGGGGTGCTGGCGGACGCGGCGGCGGGGGACCCGTTCGCGCTGGAGCGCATCGAGGGGGCGCTGGCGATGCACATCGGGCGCAACCCGGCGGCGCGGGTGGCGGTCTCGGCGGCGCTGCACGACCTGGTGGGGAAGAAGCTGGGAGTGCCGCTCTGGAAGCTGTGGGGGCTGGACCCCGCCGCGGCGCCGCGCTCGTCGTTCACCATCGGCATCGACGAGCTGGAGGTGATGCGGCAGAAGGTGCGCGAGGCCGCGACGTACCCCATCCTCAAGATCAAAGTGGGCACGCCGCGCGATGCGGAGATCCTGCGCATGATCCGCGACGAGGCGCCGGAGAAGACGCTGTACGTGGACGCCAACACGGGGTGGACGGCCAAGGAAGCCATCCGCCTGATCCCCATGCTGGAGGAGTTCGGCGTCAGCATCGTGGAGCAGCCGGTCCCCAAGGGCGACCTCGAAGGCCTGCGCCACGTCCGCCAGAACTCGCGCCTCCCCATCGTCGCGGACGAGAGCTGCGAAGTCTCGACGGACGTGGCGAAGCTGGCGGGCGCGGTGGACGTCGTGAACATCAAGCTGGCCAAGTGCGCCTCCCTCCGCGAGGCGCTCCGGATCGTGCACGCCGCGCGCGCCCACGGGATGGGAGTGATGCTCGGCTGCATGATCGAGTCGACGCTGGGCATCGCCGCCGCCGTGCAGCTCACGCCGCTGGTGGACTACGTGGACCTGGACGGCGCCGCCCTCCTCGCCAACGACCCGTTCGTCGGCCCCGGCATCGAGCCTGACGGGAGACTGCGGTTCAACGACGCCCCCGGCCTCGGCGTCACGGCGACGGGTCACGGGACGGCGGAATAG